In Schlegelella aquatica, one DNA window encodes the following:
- the lysA gene encoding diaminopimelate decarboxylase yields MTLPGSPFVAYRDAALHLDGVPLDALADRFGTPLYVYSQAAMLAALAPYQRALAGRKHLVCYAMKANSNLAVLQTFAQAGCGFDIVSGGELERVLAAGGDAGKVVFSGVGKTRGEMRRALAAGVRCFNVESEAELEVLSEVAVSLGRRAPVSLRVNPDVDAKTHPYISTGLKGNKFGIAHDRAVAAYRRAAALPGLEVVGIDCHIGSQITQTSPYLDALERVLDLVEEVEAAGVPIHHLDLGGGLGIRYTDEEPPGADAMIAQLLARIEARGHGHREVIFEPGRSLVGNAGVLVTEVLYLKPGAQRNFCIVDAAMNDLMRPAMYEAYMATAACRLRDEAPVRYDVVGPVCESGDWLARDRDLAVRQGDRLAILSAGAYGMSMASNYNTRGRPAEVMIADGQAHLIRERETPAELFRGERLLPTP; encoded by the coding sequence ATGACCTTGCCCGGATCGCCTTTCGTCGCCTACCGCGACGCAGCCTTGCACCTCGACGGGGTGCCCCTGGACGCGCTCGCCGACCGCTTCGGCACGCCGCTGTACGTGTACTCGCAGGCGGCCATGCTCGCGGCGCTTGCGCCCTATCAGCGTGCGCTGGCGGGCCGCAAGCACCTCGTGTGCTACGCCATGAAGGCGAATTCGAACCTCGCGGTGCTGCAGACCTTCGCGCAGGCCGGCTGCGGGTTCGACATCGTCTCGGGCGGCGAGCTCGAGCGCGTGCTGGCCGCCGGGGGCGATGCCGGGAAGGTGGTGTTCTCCGGAGTCGGCAAGACGCGCGGGGAAATGCGCCGGGCACTTGCGGCGGGCGTGCGCTGCTTCAACGTGGAGAGCGAAGCCGAATTGGAGGTGCTGTCGGAGGTGGCCGTCTCGCTCGGGCGCCGCGCGCCGGTGAGTCTGCGCGTGAATCCGGACGTGGACGCCAAGACCCACCCCTACATTTCCACCGGCCTCAAGGGCAACAAGTTCGGCATCGCGCACGACCGTGCGGTGGCGGCCTACCGTCGGGCCGCCGCGCTGCCGGGGCTGGAAGTGGTGGGCATCGACTGCCACATCGGCTCGCAGATCACGCAGACCTCGCCCTATCTGGACGCGCTGGAACGCGTGCTCGACCTGGTCGAGGAGGTCGAAGCCGCGGGTGTGCCGATTCACCATCTCGACCTCGGCGGCGGGCTGGGAATCCGCTACACCGATGAGGAGCCTCCGGGCGCGGACGCGATGATCGCCCAGTTGCTCGCCAGGATCGAGGCGCGCGGGCACGGTCACCGGGAGGTGATCTTCGAGCCGGGACGCTCCTTGGTGGGCAATGCCGGTGTGCTGGTGACCGAGGTGCTCTACCTCAAGCCGGGCGCGCAACGCAACTTCTGCATCGTGGACGCCGCGATGAACGACCTCATGCGACCGGCGATGTACGAGGCCTACATGGCAACCGCCGCATGCCGCCTGAGAGACGAAGCGCCCGTCCGCTACGACGTGGTGGGCCCGGTGTGCGAGTCGGGCGACTGGCTGGCCCGGGACCGCGACCTGGCAGTGCGTCAGGGGGACCGGCTCGCGATCCTGTCGGCCGGCGCCTACGGCATGAGCATGGCGAGCAACTACAACACGCGCGGCCGCCCCGCCGAGGTGATGATCGCCGACGGCCAAGCGCACCTGATCCGAGAGCGGGAAACGCCGGCCGAGCTCTTCCGCGGCGAACGTTTGCTGCCCACGCCATAG
- the lptM gene encoding LPS translocon maturation chaperone LptM — translation MLSRASTILVLAATTLLAVGLGGCGQKGPLYLPSPGTAAASTSSPPAQAASAPAPAPAASR, via the coding sequence ATGCTGTCTCGCGCGTCGACGATTCTAGTCCTGGCTGCCACGACCCTTCTGGCCGTGGGCCTGGGCGGTTGCGGTCAGAAGGGCCCCTTGTACCTGCCATCGCCCGGGACTGCTGCTGCCTCCACCTCCTCGCCGCCTGCGCAGGCGGCGTCGGCCCCTGCCCCCGCACCCGCTGCCTCCCGATGA
- the dapF gene encoding diaminopimelate epimerase, whose protein sequence is MKLRFTKMQGAGNDFVVLDATRAPIELTPQQYQRLADRRFGVGADQILIVGPAPSPQVDFSYRIVNADGSEVEQCGNGARCFVKFVHDRGLTDKRRIRVQTLSGVIEPSLQPDGRVTVDMGPPAFAPERVPFDAAGLQPRLEGEGELWPLEVDGTPVWVAVASMGNPHAVQRVDDVQSAPVERLGPLIEGHPRFPRRVNAGFMQIVSRTHIRLRVYERGSGETLACGTGACAAVAAGIRLGWLDRRVDVDTRGGRLSIEWSGGGTSVFMTGPAVTVFEGEIEL, encoded by the coding sequence ATGAAGCTGCGGTTCACCAAGATGCAAGGCGCGGGCAACGATTTCGTCGTGCTCGACGCCACCCGCGCCCCGATCGAGCTCACGCCGCAGCAGTACCAGCGGCTGGCCGACCGGCGCTTCGGCGTCGGCGCGGACCAGATCCTCATCGTCGGCCCGGCGCCGTCGCCGCAGGTGGACTTCAGCTACCGCATCGTCAACGCCGACGGCAGCGAGGTCGAGCAGTGCGGCAACGGCGCTCGCTGCTTCGTGAAGTTCGTGCACGACCGCGGGCTCACCGACAAACGCCGCATCCGCGTGCAGACGCTGTCGGGAGTGATCGAACCCAGCCTGCAGCCCGACGGCCGCGTCACGGTCGACATGGGTCCGCCCGCCTTCGCGCCCGAGCGCGTGCCTTTCGATGCGGCGGGCCTCCAACCCCGCCTCGAGGGCGAGGGCGAACTGTGGCCCCTGGAGGTCGACGGCACCCCGGTGTGGGTGGCCGTGGCCTCGATGGGCAATCCGCACGCCGTGCAACGGGTGGACGACGTGCAATCGGCCCCCGTGGAGCGCCTCGGGCCGCTGATCGAGGGGCACCCTCGCTTTCCGCGCCGCGTCAACGCCGGCTTCATGCAGATCGTCTCGCGCACTCACATCCGACTGCGGGTGTACGAGCGCGGTTCGGGCGAGACTTTGGCCTGCGGCACCGGTGCCTGCGCCGCCGTGGCCGCGGGCATCCGCCTCGGCTGGCTCGACCGGCGCGTGGACGTGGACACCCGCGGGGGCCGGCTCTCGATCGAATGGTCGGGCGGCGGCACTTCGGTCTTCATGACGGGGCCGGCCGTCACCGTGTTCGAGGGCGAGATCGAGCTGTGA
- the xerC gene encoding tyrosine recombinase XerC: MDARIEAYLEHLRVQRRMAALTLQTYARDLSTLDELARRDAVPLDAVQIHHVRRWSATLHGQGRSGRTIARVLSSWRGLYRWMGREGWVSQNPVEGVRAPKAPKPLPKALSVDQSMRLADHRAPEVHDPALEVRDACIVELLYGCGLRIGELVALDATPGEQARGWIDLQAAEAHVWGKGSKRRSVPIGRAAVRALQAWLAERPRFVRDDPRALFLGRLGTRLTPQQVRARLKRRAIEAGLPTHVHPHMLRHSFASHLLQSSGDLRAVQELLGHASIATTQVYTKLDFQHLAKVYDAAHPRAKKAR, translated from the coding sequence GTGGACGCGCGCATCGAGGCCTACCTGGAGCACCTGCGGGTGCAGCGCCGCATGGCGGCGCTGACCCTCCAGACCTACGCGCGCGATCTGAGCACGCTGGACGAGCTGGCCCGGCGCGACGCAGTGCCGCTCGACGCGGTGCAGATCCACCACGTGCGCCGGTGGTCTGCCACCTTGCACGGCCAGGGCCGCTCGGGCCGCACGATCGCACGGGTGCTGAGCAGTTGGCGCGGGCTGTACCGGTGGATGGGGCGCGAGGGCTGGGTGTCGCAGAACCCGGTGGAAGGCGTGAGGGCACCGAAGGCACCCAAGCCGCTGCCCAAGGCCTTGTCCGTCGATCAGTCCATGCGCTTGGCCGACCATCGCGCCCCCGAGGTCCACGACCCGGCGCTCGAAGTGCGCGATGCCTGCATCGTCGAACTGCTGTACGGCTGCGGACTGCGCATCGGCGAACTGGTGGCGCTGGACGCGACGCCCGGCGAGCAGGCCCGCGGTTGGATCGACCTGCAGGCCGCCGAGGCGCACGTGTGGGGCAAGGGCAGCAAGCGCCGCAGCGTGCCGATCGGCCGTGCCGCCGTGCGCGCCCTGCAAGCGTGGCTCGCCGAGCGGCCCCGCTTCGTGCGCGATGACCCTCGCGCACTGTTTCTGGGCCGGCTCGGCACGCGGCTCACGCCCCAGCAGGTGAGGGCGCGCCTGAAGCGCCGCGCCATCGAGGCCGGCTTGCCGACCCACGTGCATCCGCACATGCTGCGCCACTCGTTCGCCTCGCACCTGCTGCAGTCCAGCGGCGACTTGCGGGCTGTGCAAGAACTGCTCGGGCACGCCAGCATCGCCACCACACAGGTCTACACGAAGCTGGACTTCCAGCATCTCGCCAAGGTCTACGACGCCGCCCATCCCCGCGCGAAGAAGGCCCGCTGA
- a CDS encoding HAD family hydrolase, translated as MRPLREWPLQARRRIRGVFTDIDDTLTRDGEIEPPALDALASLQAAGVTVIAVTGRPLGWSEPFARRWPVAAIVPENGAMAVLPDGSRRYVQPQGERARNAERLREVAARILREVPGATLARDSAGRETDIAIDHSEFSHLPPQAIEQVVALMRSEGMQATVSSIHVNGWFGDHDKWRGACWVARELLGADLAAEVDRWAYVGDSTNDQLMFRHFPHSIGVANIARFLAQLEHRPRYVTEGERGAGFAEVARALLEAR; from the coding sequence ATGCGACCCTTGCGCGAGTGGCCCCTGCAGGCGCGCCGTCGGATCCGCGGTGTGTTCACCGACATCGACGACACGCTCACGCGCGACGGCGAGATCGAGCCCCCGGCGCTCGACGCTCTGGCATCGCTGCAAGCCGCCGGTGTCACCGTCATCGCGGTCACCGGGCGGCCGCTCGGCTGGTCCGAGCCGTTCGCCCGCCGCTGGCCGGTCGCGGCCATCGTCCCCGAGAACGGTGCGATGGCGGTGCTGCCCGACGGCAGCCGCCGCTATGTGCAGCCGCAGGGCGAGCGAGCCCGCAACGCCGAGCGACTGCGCGAGGTCGCCGCGCGCATCCTGCGCGAGGTGCCGGGCGCCACGCTGGCGCGAGACAGCGCCGGCCGCGAGACTGACATCGCCATCGACCACAGCGAGTTCTCGCATCTGCCACCCCAGGCCATCGAGCAGGTCGTGGCCTTGATGCGCAGCGAGGGGATGCAGGCCACGGTCAGCTCCATCCACGTCAACGGCTGGTTCGGCGACCACGACAAGTGGCGCGGCGCCTGCTGGGTGGCGCGGGAACTGCTGGGGGCCGACCTGGCCGCCGAGGTCGACCGTTGGGCGTACGTCGGCGACTCCACCAACGATCAGCTGATGTTCCGCCACTTCCCGCACAGCATAGGCGTGGCCAATATCGCGCGCTTCCTTGCGCAGCTGGAGCACCGGCCCCGCTACGTCACAGAGGGCGAACGGGGCGCGGGCTTTGCCGAGGTGGCTCGGGCGCTGCTGGAGGCGCGCTGA
- a CDS encoding lipid A biosynthesis acyltransferase: MNAAASRLAVGVLWLLHWLPLPVLAALGNGLGRALYRVAGSRRRIALRNLELCFPGRTASEREALAREHFRWLARSLLERSLLWWSSEARLRRLIHVEGDVGLADRSDKPVMWLVPHFVGLDVAGVAEQLHVRKHAASIYQAQSNKVFDEVIRRGRLRFGRAEIFARQESSRPLIRCIRQGRPFFNLPDMDFGMQDAAFVPFFGVPAATLLAPSRMARALDMVVQPVVAEILPRGRGYRVRFLPPWSGFPSDDPMADALAMNRWIESEIERNPAQYLWVHKRFKTRPPGEPGLY; the protein is encoded by the coding sequence TTGAACGCTGCTGCATCCCGTCTGGCCGTGGGCGTGCTGTGGTTGCTGCATTGGCTGCCCTTGCCGGTGCTGGCTGCCCTGGGCAACGGGCTCGGGCGCGCGCTGTACCGCGTCGCCGGCTCCCGCCGGCGCATCGCCTTGCGCAACCTGGAGCTGTGCTTTCCCGGGCGCACGGCGTCCGAGCGCGAGGCGCTGGCGCGCGAGCACTTCCGCTGGCTCGCGCGCAGCCTGCTGGAGCGCTCGCTGTTGTGGTGGAGCAGCGAGGCCCGGTTGCGACGGCTCATCCACGTCGAAGGCGATGTGGGTCTGGCCGACCGCAGCGACAAGCCGGTGATGTGGCTCGTGCCGCACTTCGTCGGGCTCGACGTGGCTGGCGTGGCCGAGCAGCTGCATGTGCGCAAACACGCCGCATCCATCTACCAGGCGCAGAGCAACAAGGTGTTCGACGAGGTGATCCGCCGCGGGCGGCTGCGCTTCGGGCGCGCCGAGATCTTCGCGCGGCAGGAGTCTTCGCGGCCGCTCATCCGCTGCATCCGCCAGGGCCGGCCCTTCTTCAACCTGCCGGACATGGACTTCGGCATGCAAGATGCCGCCTTCGTGCCCTTCTTCGGGGTGCCGGCCGCCACGCTGTTGGCGCCCTCGCGCATGGCGCGGGCACTGGACATGGTGGTGCAGCCCGTCGTGGCCGAGATCCTGCCCCGCGGACGCGGCTACCGCGTGCGTTTCCTGCCGCCCTGGTCGGGGTTCCCGAGCGACGATCCGATGGCCGATGCCTTGGCGATGAACCGCTGGATCGAGTCCGAGATCGAACGCAACCCGGCGCAGTACCTGTGGGTGCACAAGCGGTTCAAGACCCGGCCGCCCGGCGAGCCGGGGCTGTACTGA
- the cyaY gene encoding iron donor protein CyaY: MTLTPTPLSDSEYHAKAMAVLAAVEARADELLQQDGLDIDTSRTGGLLELTFPDRSKIVINTQPPLHEIWLAARSGGYHYKYVDGRWRDTRTGEDFFDVLSRCASEHAGRRVAFGAPA; the protein is encoded by the coding sequence ATGACACTGACCCCCACTCCCTTGAGCGACAGCGAGTACCACGCCAAGGCGATGGCCGTGCTGGCCGCCGTCGAGGCACGCGCCGACGAGCTGCTGCAGCAAGACGGTCTGGACATCGACACCAGCCGCACCGGGGGGCTGCTGGAGCTGACGTTTCCGGACCGCAGCAAGATCGTGATCAACACCCAGCCGCCGCTGCACGAGATCTGGCTGGCGGCGCGCTCCGGGGGCTACCACTACAAGTACGTCGACGGGCGCTGGCGCGACACGCGCACCGGCGAGGACTTCTTCGACGTGCTCTCGCGCTGCGCGAGCGAGCACGCGGGCCGGCGCGTGGCGTTCGGCGCGCCGGCCTGA
- a CDS encoding lysophospholipid acyltransferase family protein, with amino-acid sequence MLVTLFKCAGRLPLAWLQAVGAALGWLVWWASPTYRRRFRDHVAQAGVPWGQAREAVAAAGRMALELPWLWMRPADEPLGPRVRWDGAEHIEHALARGRGVVFLTPHLGCFEVTAQAYAERFGAAHGPITVLYRPPRKAALRPLAEEARRRPGLTTAPATLAGVRQMIRALRAGQAVGLLPDQVPPEGLGVWSPFFGRPAYTMTLAARLAQQTGAQVLLAWGERLPGGQGYVVHVSEFQDPLPADDQGESAAASINHAMERLIRQAPGQYLWGYHRYKAPRREAALLGKDA; translated from the coding sequence ATGCTCGTGACCCTTTTCAAGTGTGCCGGGCGCCTGCCCCTGGCATGGCTGCAAGCCGTGGGTGCCGCGCTCGGGTGGTTGGTGTGGTGGGCTTCGCCCACCTACCGTCGACGCTTTCGCGACCACGTGGCGCAGGCCGGCGTGCCCTGGGGCCAGGCGCGCGAGGCGGTGGCTGCGGCCGGCCGCATGGCGCTGGAGCTGCCCTGGCTGTGGATGCGACCGGCCGACGAGCCGTTGGGGCCCCGGGTGCGCTGGGACGGCGCCGAACACATCGAGCACGCGCTTGCTCGCGGGCGGGGTGTGGTGTTCCTCACGCCGCACCTCGGATGCTTCGAAGTGACGGCGCAGGCGTACGCCGAGCGCTTCGGCGCCGCCCACGGGCCGATCACCGTGCTGTATCGGCCCCCACGCAAGGCGGCGCTGCGGCCCCTCGCAGAGGAGGCCCGGCGCCGACCGGGGTTGACCACCGCGCCGGCCACCTTGGCCGGCGTGCGTCAGATGATCCGGGCCTTGCGTGCCGGGCAGGCGGTCGGCCTGCTGCCCGACCAGGTGCCACCCGAAGGGTTGGGCGTGTGGAGCCCCTTCTTCGGAAGGCCGGCCTACACCATGACGCTGGCCGCGCGGCTGGCGCAGCAAACCGGCGCGCAAGTCCTGCTCGCCTGGGGCGAGCGGCTGCCAGGCGGGCAGGGCTACGTGGTTCACGTCAGCGAGTTCCAAGATCCCTTGCCGGCCGACGATCAGGGAGAATCGGCGGCCGCGAGCATCAACCACGCCATGGAACGACTGATCCGCCAAGCCCCCGGCCAGTACCTGTGGGGGTATCACCGCTACAAGGCCCCTCGCCGCGAGGCGGCGCTGCTGGGGAAGGACGCGTGA
- a CDS encoding class I SAM-dependent rRNA methyltransferase, translating into MKVITLREGKERSLLRRHPWVFQGSIDKGKADPGETVRVVAHDGRFLAWAAYSPTSMIRVRAWSFEEAERIDAAFFERRLRAALAARARMPIASDGVRLVHGEADGLPGLIVDRYGDVLSAQFLSAGTDRWKPVIADLLMTLTAARGLYERSDSGVRALEGLPAATGWLRGGGETTVTIREHEWRLTLDVAEGHKTGFYLDQRDNRKFFAETVRHFGLERVLNCYCYTGGFSVAALAGGARQVTSIDSSAPALARAQAHVELNGFEAARHEALDADVNESLRRLLKEGRRFDAIVLDPPKFAPTAAHAERAARAYKDINRLALKLLEPGGLLFTFSCSGGIGTELFHKIVAGAGIDAGVDGFIHARLGAACDHPMTLDFPEGEYLKGLVVLKR; encoded by the coding sequence ATGAAAGTCATCACATTGCGCGAAGGCAAGGAGCGCTCGCTCCTGCGCCGGCATCCCTGGGTGTTCCAGGGCAGCATCGACAAGGGCAAGGCCGACCCCGGCGAGACTGTGCGCGTCGTCGCGCACGACGGGCGGTTCCTGGCCTGGGCCGCGTACAGCCCCACCTCGATGATCCGTGTTCGGGCCTGGAGCTTCGAGGAGGCCGAGCGCATCGACGCCGCGTTCTTCGAGCGGCGCTTGCGCGCGGCCCTCGCGGCGCGGGCGCGCATGCCGATCGCCAGCGATGGCGTGCGCCTGGTCCACGGCGAGGCCGACGGCCTGCCCGGGCTCATCGTGGATCGCTATGGCGACGTCCTGAGCGCGCAGTTCCTGTCCGCCGGGACGGACCGCTGGAAGCCGGTGATCGCCGACCTGCTGATGACGTTGACCGCGGCCCGGGGACTGTACGAGCGGTCGGACTCGGGGGTGCGCGCCCTCGAAGGCTTGCCTGCGGCGACCGGTTGGCTGCGCGGAGGCGGCGAGACGACGGTGACGATCCGCGAGCACGAATGGCGTCTGACGCTGGACGTGGCCGAAGGTCACAAGACGGGCTTCTATCTCGACCAGCGCGACAACCGCAAGTTCTTCGCCGAGACGGTGCGGCATTTCGGCCTTGAGAGAGTGCTCAACTGCTATTGCTACACGGGGGGCTTCAGCGTCGCCGCCTTGGCGGGTGGCGCCCGGCAGGTCACGAGCATCGACTCCTCGGCTCCGGCGCTCGCCCGCGCCCAGGCGCACGTCGAGCTCAACGGCTTCGAGGCCGCCCGTCACGAGGCGCTCGATGCCGACGTGAACGAGAGCCTGCGGCGCCTTCTGAAAGAGGGCCGCCGCTTCGACGCCATCGTGCTGGACCCGCCCAAGTTCGCGCCGACGGCCGCGCACGCCGAGCGCGCCGCCCGGGCCTACAAGGACATCAACCGCCTGGCCCTGAAGCTGCTCGAGCCCGGCGGCCTCTTGTTCACCTTCTCGTGCTCCGGCGGCATCGGCACCGAGCTGTTCCACAAGATCGTGGCCGGCGCAGGCATCGACGCGGGCGTCGACGGCTTCATCCATGCCCGGCTCGGCGCCGCCTGCGACCACCCCATGACGCTCGACTTCCCCGAAGGCGAGTACCTCAAGGGGCTGGTCGTCTTGAAGCGCTGA
- the metK gene encoding methionine adenosyltransferase: protein MANDFLFTSESVSEGHPDKVADQISDAILDAIFEQDPRSRVAAETLCNTGLVLLAGEITTNAHVDYIQIARDTIKRIGYDNTEYGIDYKGCAVLVAYDKQSNDIAQGVDHASDDYLNTGAGDQGLMFGYACDETPELMPAPIYYAHRIVERQAQLRKDGRLPFLRPDAKSQITMRYVDGRPHSIDTVVLSSQHSPEMSDGKHMKPEFIEACIEEIIKPVLPKEWLHNTRYLINPTGRFVIGGPQGDCGLTGRKIIVDTYGGACPHGGGAFSGKDPTKVDRSAAYAARYVAKNIVAAGLARQCQIQVSYAIGVARPINVTVYTEGTGVIPDEKIAALVNEFFDLRPKGIIQMLDLLRPIYSKTAAYGHFGREEPEFTWERTDKAAALRAAAGL, encoded by the coding sequence GTGGCGAACGACTTCCTCTTCACGTCCGAATCCGTGTCCGAAGGCCACCCCGACAAGGTGGCCGACCAGATCTCCGACGCCATCCTGGACGCGATCTTCGAGCAGGATCCGCGCTCGCGAGTGGCTGCCGAGACCTTGTGCAACACGGGCCTCGTGCTGCTGGCGGGGGAGATCACGACGAATGCGCACGTCGACTACATCCAGATCGCCCGCGACACCATCAAGCGCATCGGCTACGACAACACCGAGTACGGCATCGACTACAAGGGCTGCGCCGTGCTCGTGGCCTACGACAAGCAGAGCAACGACATCGCCCAGGGCGTCGACCACGCGTCCGATGACTATCTCAACACGGGCGCCGGCGATCAGGGACTGATGTTCGGATACGCCTGCGACGAAACGCCCGAACTGATGCCGGCGCCGATCTACTATGCCCACCGCATCGTCGAGCGCCAGGCGCAGCTGCGCAAGGACGGCCGCCTGCCCTTCTTGCGGCCCGATGCGAAGAGCCAGATCACGATGCGCTATGTGGACGGGCGGCCGCACTCGATCGACACCGTGGTGCTCTCGAGCCAGCACAGCCCGGAGATGAGCGACGGCAAGCACATGAAGCCCGAGTTCATCGAGGCCTGCATCGAGGAGATCATCAAGCCGGTGTTGCCCAAGGAGTGGCTGCACAACACCCGCTACCTGATCAACCCGACGGGCCGCTTCGTCATCGGCGGGCCGCAGGGGGACTGCGGCCTGACCGGACGCAAGATCATCGTGGACACCTACGGCGGGGCCTGCCCGCACGGCGGCGGCGCCTTCTCCGGCAAGGACCCGACCAAGGTGGACCGCTCGGCGGCGTACGCCGCGCGCTACGTCGCCAAGAACATCGTCGCCGCCGGGCTGGCCCGGCAGTGCCAGATCCAGGTGAGCTACGCCATCGGCGTCGCGCGCCCGATCAACGTCACGGTGTACACCGAGGGCACGGGCGTGATCCCGGACGAGAAGATCGCCGCCCTGGTCAACGAGTTCTTCGATCTGCGCCCCAAGGGCATCATCCAGATGCTCGACCTCCTGCGGCCCATCTACTCGAAGACCGCCGCCTACGGCCACTTCGGCCGCGAAGAACCGGAGTTCACCTGGGAGCGCACCGACAAGGCGGCCGCGCTGCGCGCAGCGGCCGGGCTGTAA
- a CDS encoding DUF484 family protein, translating to MNVQGITEEDIANYLANTPGFFERHAELLASIQLTSPHGHRAVSLQERQMEMLREKIKGLELKIVEMIRHGQENTAIADRLHRWTRSIMLTTDPVRIPEVIVEELKSQFLIPQAAIRVWGVAPQYADREFAQGVKDDTKSFVTSLTLPYCGINSGFEPVSWLADPGTVMSLALVPLRHPSVPAAFGLLVLGSPDPTRYTADMGTDFLVRVGELASAGLSRLLAQA from the coding sequence ATGAACGTCCAAGGCATCACCGAAGAAGACATCGCCAACTACCTGGCCAACACCCCGGGCTTCTTCGAGCGCCATGCCGAGTTGCTCGCCTCCATCCAGCTCACCAGTCCTCACGGGCATCGGGCCGTCTCGCTACAGGAGCGGCAGATGGAAATGCTGCGCGAGAAGATCAAGGGCCTGGAGCTCAAGATCGTCGAGATGATCCGACACGGGCAGGAGAACACGGCCATCGCCGACCGCCTGCACCGCTGGACGCGCAGCATCATGCTCACCACCGACCCGGTGCGCATTCCCGAGGTGATCGTCGAGGAGCTGAAGAGCCAGTTCCTCATCCCGCAGGCGGCCATCCGCGTGTGGGGCGTGGCGCCGCAGTACGCGGATCGCGAATTCGCGCAAGGCGTGAAGGACGACACCAAGTCCTTCGTCACCAGCCTCACGCTGCCGTACTGCGGCATCAACTCCGGGTTCGAGCCGGTCTCGTGGCTCGCCGATCCGGGCACGGTGATGTCGCTCGCGCTGGTGCCGTTGCGCCACCCTTCGGTGCCCGCAGCGTTCGGGCTGCTCGTGCTCGGCTCGCCCGACCCGACGCGCTACACCGCGGACATGGGCACCGACTTCCTCGTGCGCGTCGGCGAGTTGGCCAGCGCGGGCCTGTCGCGTCTGCTGGCGCAGGCCTGA